Proteins from a genomic interval of Desulfurobacterium sp. TC5-1:
- a CDS encoding MFS transporter: protein MKRKVSRNVILLGLVSLLNDMSSEMIAPIIPGYLIDVLKLREITSGVVVGLIESLSSILKVLFGYLSDKFQNRKLFVGIGYSISTFSKAMLGFTKSWFDFLVFKILDRVGKGIRTAPRDALIAESTGSNGSGKAFGFHRMMDTFGAVLGPLIALGILAFLKTGGASSYRTVFFLSAVPGIFAVMIIVLFVKDTGRKVKKKIERLVSVEKREIKYFLAVVAVGALGRYSYAFVLWKARSLGYSTIDNLLFYALFNLVYAIFSYPAGVLADIFGKKKLILTGFLIGAGASVTFYAAKSIVGLVVAFILYGIYVAIDDTVPVSFMADVAGEKKKGTVIGTYHTVFGVFVLPASVIAGFLWQNYTIDVAFLFAACMSFLAFLMLLGFRTTSCS, encoded by the coding sequence ATGAAACGGAAAGTTTCGAGAAACGTTATTCTTTTAGGCTTGGTTAGTCTGCTTAACGATATGAGTAGTGAAATGATAGCACCTATAATTCCCGGTTATCTTATAGATGTCTTAAAGCTGAGAGAAATAACAAGTGGAGTTGTTGTCGGCCTTATAGAGAGTCTTAGTTCGATATTGAAGGTTCTTTTTGGCTATTTGAGTGATAAGTTTCAGAATAGAAAACTTTTTGTTGGAATCGGATACAGTATTTCTACATTTTCAAAAGCCATGCTCGGATTTACTAAAAGTTGGTTTGATTTTCTGGTTTTTAAAATTTTAGACAGGGTTGGGAAGGGAATAAGAACGGCACCTCGTGATGCGTTGATTGCAGAATCTACCGGTAGTAACGGTAGTGGTAAAGCTTTTGGTTTTCATCGTATGATGGATACCTTTGGTGCGGTACTTGGCCCTCTGATTGCCCTCGGTATTCTTGCATTTCTGAAGACTGGAGGTGCCTCTTCTTACAGAACAGTTTTCTTCCTCTCTGCCGTTCCGGGTATTTTTGCAGTTATGATTATTGTTCTTTTCGTAAAAGATACGGGAAGAAAAGTAAAGAAAAAAATTGAGAGACTTGTTTCTGTTGAAAAACGGGAAATAAAATACTTTCTCGCAGTTGTGGCCGTGGGTGCTTTAGGAAGATACAGTTACGCTTTCGTTCTGTGGAAAGCCAGGAGTCTCGGGTATTCTACAATAGATAACCTGCTTTTTTACGCCCTTTTTAACCTTGTGTATGCTATTTTTTCTTATCCAGCAGGTGTTCTTGCTGACATTTTCGGGAAGAAAAAGTTAATTCTGACAGGTTTTCTCATTGGAGCGGGAGCTTCTGTTACTTTTTATGCGGCTAAAAGTATTGTTGGACTTGTTGTTGCTTTTATACTCTATGGGATTTATGTTGCAATAGACGACACGGTTCCCGTTTCTTTCATGGCAGATGTTGCCGGTGAAAAGAAAAAGGGAACGGTTATAGGTACCTATCATACTGTTTTTGGTGTTTTTGTCCTTCCCGCTTCTGTAATTGCCGGCTTTCTGTGGCAGAATTATACTATAGATGTAGCTTTCCTGTTTGCAGCATGCATGAGTTTCCTTGCTTTTTTGATGTTACTTGGTTTTAGAACCACTTCTTGTAGTTAA
- a CDS encoding tetratricopeptide repeat protein: protein MRRIKEIWLYTCCLLLPSVAFAGSIAYSWQLGTFRSRSQAEKFLENLPTSLKKKSFIYITDSGKVTVRFDVAETVRKLKQEKNLLEKFGISGAFIVPTDANKVKGFTGEKKKNTLYYSVQLGTFQSYKKAARYLNNLPESIKRDAFIYRTDRGLYTVRIGLSKSIKDLKKFSKKLSLLGIKNFFFAPTSPRKIEKKLYKTVTANLNNREEILKTSLRIFLGNNNLKKAFEVARRGTVLFPEHKFWWEWLAKISLWLDNQPVALQAYKKLYFSFNEEKVFHRTYSLALVLGDEETAQKLIEEEIKKGHKVLFYKDLIAFFRKMGNIDKGIELAEKVYGNNPQLIREAAFIYWFYGEKQKALKELEKLKILKKYTYNDALIEAKIFISDRKFDKALQVLKNNADSVPESLTDYWQLMGNLAWALGDYETAARASETLVNTGKGKDFDYSRIILFYASVNPEKAMKYALEGYKATGIEDFMIDFLSLASKLKRWKLIISTIDSLPEAEKRRLLSENYPLSVYVLALSNIGKVKKAKSLMEIELKNRKNTELIEQYIYFLMDNQDIKDLEKALFNYKKYAVLNPYPFIAAYLYLQNGKEALKLIKSVKIPPSDFSMLLTKADILELYGKPEEARAIRFNLFKKMKKIIEKQGMFKNPDELVSYLRVAMYYEPLWKFERELQASQKFLPPKVYKELYYSFLIKSGQTEKVDYLVTRHREDVSKWLQLNLALYEDDRYKMMKLTSNYGPVLPIRDRVTALTLEGKPGKALNTAFIKLTHNPYDEELYKQLRDLNTQYRNYGVISETLEDRSGLYDIRTDFSFKYGKKGNGVYAGIHQSNTKFLNKSEYRKLFDRYATDLYVEKLFSTGSAKLSFNIIKNKSTNVGLTLTYRTLLNHRTEVKVEGSSATTADESVYLMSAGYKSTAGIYISYPVMNSLTLTSNIEWNKYFSSDRKNLGSGTNLYEEILYKLRAGYPDFTFKTYVLKTFYNGKNHTNTAVDEMTYYPPADALPESSMEVGIGFEFGYENKYNYVRVWRPFFNISTGYNTVYGWGVSTGGGIGGMLVGKDNLNLGFSYSINPQATGDRIFKFEINYKKWF from the coding sequence GTGAGAAGAATAAAGGAAATCTGGCTGTACACATGTTGTCTCTTGCTTCCTTCAGTGGCTTTTGCCGGAAGCATAGCCTATTCATGGCAACTCGGAACTTTCAGAAGCCGCTCTCAGGCGGAAAAATTTCTTGAAAATCTCCCGACAAGCCTTAAAAAAAAGTCATTTATTTATATAACAGATTCAGGAAAGGTAACCGTTAGATTTGATGTGGCTGAAACGGTAAGAAAACTAAAGCAGGAAAAGAACCTTCTTGAAAAATTCGGAATTTCCGGTGCTTTTATAGTTCCAACAGATGCCAATAAAGTGAAAGGTTTTACCGGAGAAAAAAAGAAAAATACACTGTACTATTCTGTCCAGCTGGGAACCTTCCAGTCGTATAAAAAGGCTGCCAGATATCTCAACAACCTTCCTGAAAGTATAAAAAGAGACGCGTTTATATATAGAACTGACAGAGGACTTTATACTGTAAGAATAGGGCTATCTAAATCCATTAAAGACCTGAAAAAGTTTTCCAAAAAACTTTCCCTACTGGGCATTAAAAATTTCTTTTTCGCTCCAACATCACCGAGAAAAATAGAGAAGAAGTTGTATAAAACAGTTACTGCAAATCTCAATAACAGAGAAGAAATCCTGAAAACTTCTCTCCGTATATTTTTAGGCAACAACAACCTGAAAAAGGCTTTTGAGGTTGCCAGAAGAGGAACTGTTCTTTTTCCAGAACACAAATTCTGGTGGGAGTGGCTTGCCAAAATTTCCCTCTGGCTTGATAACCAGCCGGTAGCGCTGCAGGCCTACAAGAAATTATATTTCAGTTTCAATGAAGAAAAAGTATTCCACAGAACATATTCTTTAGCTCTGGTGCTGGGAGATGAAGAAACCGCACAAAAGTTAATAGAGGAAGAAATCAAAAAAGGACACAAAGTTTTGTTCTATAAAGATTTAATTGCCTTTTTCAGAAAAATGGGGAACATTGATAAAGGAATAGAACTTGCAGAGAAAGTTTACGGCAACAATCCTCAACTAATAAGAGAAGCGGCTTTTATCTACTGGTTTTACGGAGAGAAACAAAAAGCTTTAAAAGAACTTGAAAAACTTAAAATTCTGAAGAAATATACGTATAACGATGCATTGATAGAAGCAAAAATTTTTATTTCGGACAGGAAGTTTGACAAAGCCCTGCAAGTTTTAAAAAACAATGCCGACTCCGTCCCTGAAAGCCTTACAGACTACTGGCAGTTAATGGGAAACCTTGCATGGGCACTGGGAGACTATGAAACCGCCGCAAGAGCGTCAGAAACTCTGGTTAATACAGGGAAGGGGAAAGACTTTGATTATTCACGGATAATTCTCTTTTACGCTTCAGTAAATCCTGAAAAAGCCATGAAATATGCACTTGAAGGCTACAAAGCAACAGGAATAGAGGACTTTATGATAGATTTTCTGAGCCTGGCAAGTAAACTGAAAAGATGGAAACTTATTATAAGCACGATCGATTCCCTTCCGGAAGCGGAAAAAAGAAGATTGTTATCAGAAAATTATCCTTTATCTGTTTATGTTCTCGCCTTATCAAATATTGGAAAAGTAAAAAAAGCAAAATCATTAATGGAGATAGAGCTTAAAAACCGAAAAAACACAGAGCTCATAGAACAGTACATTTACTTTTTAATGGATAACCAGGATATAAAAGATCTGGAAAAAGCCCTTTTTAATTATAAAAAGTATGCCGTTCTAAATCCCTATCCGTTCATAGCAGCTTACCTGTACCTTCAGAACGGTAAAGAAGCACTTAAACTTATAAAGTCGGTAAAGATTCCACCCTCAGACTTTTCCATGCTTTTAACAAAAGCTGATATTCTTGAACTATACGGCAAGCCCGAAGAAGCCAGAGCTATAAGATTCAACCTTTTCAAAAAAATGAAAAAGATCATAGAAAAACAAGGAATGTTTAAGAATCCGGATGAACTGGTTTCTTATCTGCGCGTTGCCATGTACTACGAACCACTCTGGAAGTTTGAAAGAGAACTTCAAGCATCACAAAAGTTCCTCCCGCCAAAAGTGTATAAAGAACTTTACTATTCATTCTTAATAAAATCAGGACAAACGGAAAAAGTGGATTATCTCGTAACAAGACACAGAGAGGATGTTTCAAAGTGGCTTCAGTTAAACCTGGCACTTTACGAAGACGACCGGTACAAGATGATGAAGTTAACTTCAAACTACGGCCCCGTACTGCCCATAAGGGATAGAGTAACCGCTTTAACTCTTGAAGGAAAACCGGGAAAAGCTCTCAACACCGCTTTTATTAAACTAACACATAATCCGTACGATGAAGAACTATATAAACAACTTAGAGATTTAAATACACAATACCGAAATTACGGGGTAATATCGGAAACACTGGAAGACCGCTCAGGCCTTTACGATATCAGAACAGACTTTTCCTTCAAATATGGAAAAAAAGGAAACGGAGTATATGCAGGCATTCATCAGTCAAACACAAAGTTTCTAAACAAAAGCGAATACAGAAAGTTATTTGACAGATATGCTACAGACCTTTACGTTGAAAAATTGTTTTCAACAGGGAGTGCAAAATTAAGCTTTAACATAATTAAAAACAAAAGCACAAATGTCGGATTGACTTTAACTTACAGAACACTTTTAAATCACAGAACTGAGGTAAAAGTAGAAGGTTCATCAGCGACAACCGCTGATGAATCTGTATATCTAATGTCTGCAGGATATAAAAGCACTGCCGGCATTTACATATCTTATCCCGTCATGAACTCTTTAACTTTAACATCAAACATAGAGTGGAACAAGTATTTTTCTTCTGACAGAAAAAATCTGGGAAGCGGCACAAATCTCTACGAAGAAATACTTTACAAATTAAGGGCAGGCTATCCAGATTTTACTTTTAAAACATATGTACTAAAAACATTCTACAACGGAAAAAACCATACAAACACTGCTGTTGATGAAATGACTTACTATCCGCCAGCAGATGCCCTCCCCGAAAGCTCCATGGAAGTGGGAATTGGTTTTGAGTTCGGCTACGAAAACAAATACAATTATGTAAGAGTGTGGCGGCCGTTCTTTAATATAAGTACGGGCTACAATACCGTTTACGGATGGGGAGTCTCAACAGGAGGCGGTATAGGAGGCATGCTCGTCGGGAAAGATAACCTGAATCTGGGATTCAGCTACTCTATAAATCCACAGGCAACCGGTGACAGAATCTTTAAATTTGAAATTAACTACAAGAAGTGGTTCTAA
- a CDS encoding tetratricopeptide repeat protein, with product MLNLPGIPKFSKKEVLSDFDSKKKLQALKQLAKIRVFSNAEILVFVLLFIVLAAFLFPGGEITETILSGKENLNFGLSRVYIESLLRIKKDPKLIMVLIKNDIKSGNIKEAEKFLKELEKMGSIPVSRRELLKIKLAILEEKYSQAAPNEKNAIKKQIKKTLKYLALTNFDPETVKNIYTESLKFGFADIAYLAADKLTNMGKDSVNWHKKALKLAVILKNYDEAFKHLNFLINHSTGRKKLEFLRRAFRLSVAAGDFDRGYFYGEQLLKSGNFSRKDVNNLINMALAVKDYNSAFKYAYEAFKATKEKYYFKKTVEIALWAGKKELVKHLIIKYGMHYLNDPEMALFLLKTSMALNDRNLSLQLADKAVRIYGGKR from the coding sequence ATGTTAAATCTTCCGGGAATCCCGAAATTTTCAAAAAAGGAAGTTTTATCAGATTTCGATTCAAAGAAAAAACTGCAAGCATTGAAGCAACTTGCAAAAATTAGGGTATTTTCAAATGCGGAAATACTTGTTTTTGTTCTTTTATTTATAGTGCTGGCGGCTTTCCTATTTCCAGGAGGAGAGATCACGGAAACCATACTAAGTGGAAAAGAAAATTTAAACTTTGGACTTTCAAGAGTATACATAGAAAGCCTCCTTAGAATTAAAAAAGATCCCAAGCTTATTATGGTGCTCATAAAAAATGACATAAAAAGTGGAAATATTAAAGAGGCAGAGAAGTTTTTAAAAGAACTGGAGAAAATGGGAAGCATTCCGGTTTCCAGAAGAGAACTACTGAAAATAAAACTTGCAATTCTCGAGGAAAAGTACTCTCAGGCAGCGCCGAACGAAAAAAACGCAATTAAAAAGCAAATCAAGAAAACCCTTAAATATTTAGCTTTAACAAACTTTGACCCTGAAACGGTAAAGAATATCTATACCGAATCCTTAAAATTTGGCTTCGCAGATATAGCGTATCTTGCAGCAGATAAGCTGACAAATATGGGTAAAGATTCTGTAAACTGGCATAAAAAGGCACTTAAACTTGCCGTTATACTTAAAAATTACGACGAAGCATTTAAACATCTAAACTTTTTAATAAACCATTCTACCGGAAGAAAAAAATTGGAATTTCTAAGAAGAGCATTCCGTCTTTCTGTAGCAGCAGGCGACTTTGATAGAGGATATTTCTACGGAGAACAACTTCTTAAAAGTGGCAATTTCTCCAGAAAAGATGTAAACAATTTGATCAACATGGCTCTTGCAGTAAAAGACTACAACAGCGCATTCAAGTATGCTTACGAAGCATTTAAGGCAACAAAAGAAAAATATTACTTTAAAAAAACGGTGGAAATAGCATTATGGGCAGGGAAAAAAGAACTGGTAAAACATCTCATAATAAAGTACGGGATGCACTATCTAAATGACCCTGAAATGGCACTCTTTCTACTAAAAACTTCTATGGCACTCAACGACCGAAACCTATCTCTTCAACTTGCCGACAAAGCTGTAAGAATTTACGGGGGAAAAAGGTGA
- a CDS encoding endo alpha-1,4 polygalactosaminidase, giving the protein MRFITGLLCLFSLLIWNVAYGREKPSVAVIYSNPPEEILYLYDWIVVDPSTFNMQFQKERYYMKKHGKLIAYFSLGEDSISSMPRTCIIGKNRTWKSNVVDIRKQMCQKIILKKIQALSGNYSGFMFDTLDSYQLALPEKEWKSYEEAEAEFIRKIRKLYPEKIILLNRPFEIFPKVKNYINGIVAESLFFGLDKNHNYIKMPESDTRWLLKKLTEIKNSGIPVIVIDYTDNKTIAAQDAEQIENMGFIPWVTDKNLKHIGTGVYQFIPRKIAIIYDETVDNNPAHQMAQLPLEWLGYTPVLFKYHPEKLPELDDSYRGILVWLMNGIKPKNRKKFENWLLKEIHAGKKVFLVDPYNLFDYRFLKRLGIEAFENKAPVTAGLKLLKFPGDFGFEIKGKPEPADILIKPFNGTSVVEYRNSIGQIFVPVALMNWGGYANQDILIKTMQDMTLWVLNPFSLFRKVFGYLPAYDVTTENGRRIMTVHIDGDGFEGKADFPPFRFSGEVLRDKIIKKYRVPTTASVIVGVITDLYPELSDRLKNIARSIFSLENVEPASHSYSHPFNWYDTLRMSEGLPPEEKNPEYGHNLPIPGYKPSLKKEIIWSINYINKYLTPENKKVKVFLWTGDCVPPKKAIELTYKARVYNVNGGDTSATFNSPFLYLISPMGINKGKYFQIYAPIQNENIYTNLWKNFGGYVRVIQTFKLTEKPRRLKPISLYYHWYSGQKIASLKALEKVYKWALSQKPIPEYLSDYAQKVMEFRGSAIARQKNKWIFKNAGSLRTIRIPLSEGYPDIDKSKGVVGYRKINNSLYISLDNSGNYELKLSRTDNNPFILVESNGIITDFEKENRRYKISLKGYVPLEITIREEGCHVKSSGNPEIFKKGSFIRFRFKEKTASIEATCKN; this is encoded by the coding sequence ATGAGATTCATTACAGGACTTTTATGCTTATTTAGTCTTTTAATATGGAACGTTGCTTACGGAAGAGAAAAACCTTCCGTGGCTGTTATTTATTCGAATCCTCCCGAGGAGATTCTCTACCTTTACGATTGGATAGTCGTTGATCCTTCAACTTTTAACATGCAGTTTCAAAAAGAGAGATACTACATGAAAAAACACGGAAAGCTTATAGCTTACTTTAGCCTCGGAGAAGATAGCATAAGCTCAATGCCCCGAACATGCATCATAGGAAAGAACAGAACATGGAAAAGCAACGTGGTTGATATAAGAAAACAAATGTGTCAGAAAATCATTCTTAAGAAGATACAAGCACTTTCAGGAAATTACAGTGGTTTTATGTTCGATACGCTCGACTCTTATCAGCTGGCGCTTCCTGAAAAAGAATGGAAAAGCTACGAGGAAGCCGAAGCGGAATTTATCCGAAAAATAAGAAAACTATATCCTGAAAAGATCATTCTCTTAAACAGGCCATTTGAAATATTCCCAAAAGTTAAAAACTACATAAATGGCATTGTAGCAGAGTCTCTGTTCTTTGGCCTTGACAAAAATCACAACTACATCAAAATGCCGGAAAGTGATACACGGTGGCTGCTCAAAAAACTGACAGAAATTAAAAACTCGGGGATTCCGGTAATAGTAATTGACTACACCGACAACAAAACAATCGCAGCACAGGATGCTGAACAAATAGAAAACATGGGATTTATCCCCTGGGTTACGGACAAAAATCTCAAGCATATAGGTACGGGTGTTTATCAGTTCATACCGAGAAAGATCGCCATCATTTACGATGAAACGGTGGACAACAATCCTGCCCATCAAATGGCACAGCTCCCTCTTGAATGGCTTGGATATACACCGGTTCTTTTTAAATACCATCCTGAGAAGCTTCCGGAACTTGATGACTCTTACAGAGGTATTCTTGTATGGTTGATGAACGGGATTAAACCAAAAAACAGGAAAAAATTTGAAAACTGGCTATTAAAAGAAATTCATGCAGGGAAAAAAGTTTTTCTCGTGGACCCTTACAACCTCTTTGACTACCGATTTTTAAAAAGACTGGGCATTGAAGCTTTTGAAAACAAGGCCCCGGTAACTGCAGGATTAAAATTGCTTAAATTCCCTGGAGATTTTGGATTTGAAATAAAAGGTAAACCCGAACCTGCAGATATACTGATAAAACCGTTTAACGGAACATCCGTTGTGGAATACAGAAACAGCATTGGGCAGATTTTCGTTCCTGTTGCTCTAATGAACTGGGGAGGATACGCAAATCAGGACATCCTGATAAAAACAATGCAGGACATGACTTTATGGGTCTTAAATCCATTTTCACTGTTCCGGAAAGTTTTCGGGTATCTGCCGGCTTACGATGTGACTACCGAAAATGGAAGAAGAATAATGACGGTTCACATAGATGGAGACGGCTTTGAGGGAAAGGCAGACTTTCCTCCGTTTAGATTTTCAGGAGAAGTTTTAAGAGACAAAATTATTAAAAAATACAGGGTTCCCACAACGGCTTCCGTTATAGTAGGAGTAATAACCGACCTTTATCCAGAACTATCAGATAGACTTAAAAACATTGCCAGAAGCATTTTTTCTCTTGAAAATGTTGAGCCAGCAAGTCACTCCTACTCTCATCCTTTCAACTGGTACGACACATTGAGGATGTCTGAGGGACTACCCCCCGAAGAGAAAAATCCTGAATACGGCCACAACCTTCCAATCCCAGGATATAAACCTTCACTCAAAAAAGAAATCATCTGGTCAATAAATTACATAAATAAATATTTAACACCTGAGAACAAAAAGGTAAAAGTTTTCCTGTGGACCGGAGATTGCGTGCCTCCCAAAAAAGCCATTGAATTAACTTACAAAGCCAGAGTTTACAATGTAAATGGAGGAGATACAAGTGCTACTTTCAATTCGCCATTTCTTTATCTTATTTCCCCTATGGGCATAAACAAAGGAAAGTATTTTCAAATCTATGCACCTATCCAAAATGAGAACATCTACACAAATCTATGGAAAAACTTTGGTGGCTACGTAAGAGTAATTCAAACATTTAAACTAACAGAAAAACCGCGGAGGCTGAAGCCCATAAGCCTCTACTATCACTGGTATTCAGGACAGAAAATAGCTTCGCTTAAAGCACTTGAAAAGGTATATAAATGGGCTCTTTCCCAGAAACCTATTCCAGAATATTTGTCAGATTACGCTCAAAAAGTGATGGAATTCAGGGGAAGTGCCATAGCTAGGCAAAAAAATAAATGGATTTTTAAAAATGCGGGGAGTTTAAGAACAATTAGAATCCCGCTATCGGAAGGTTATCCTGATATCGATAAATCCAAAGGCGTCGTTGGCTACAGAAAAATTAACAACAGTCTCTACATAAGCCTTGATAATTCTGGAAATTATGAGCTGAAGCTTTCCAGAACTGACAATAATCCTTTTATTCTTGTAGAATCAAATGGAATAATAACAGATTTTGAGAAAGAAAATAGAAGGTATAAAATTTCTCTTAAAGGATACGTCCCACTTGAAATTACCATAAGAGAGGAAGGATGTCATGTTAAATCTTCCGGGAATCCCGAAATTTTCAAAAAAGGAAGTTTTATCAGATTTCGATTCAAAGAAAAAACTGCAAGCATTGAAGCAACTTGCAAAAATTAG